A stretch of Lathyrus oleraceus cultivar Zhongwan6 chromosome 6, CAAS_Psat_ZW6_1.0, whole genome shotgun sequence DNA encodes these proteins:
- the LOC127096127 gene encoding uncharacterized protein LOC127096127 → MATDASISSIKLMNQNLVKLDRFDGTNYTRWQDKMTFLLTALKIQYVLDLDLEAISEPTENDTDEVKKERKKRKEDELLCRGHILNTLFDRLYDLYTNTASAKEIWNALEFKFKAEEEGTKKFLISKYFDFKMLDSKPILAQVHELQVLVNKIKAVKIEISEAFQVGAIIAKLPPSWKGYIKKLLHSSEDFSLEKLHKHLRIEEETKDREKTESAGFAKANAVAAKGKKNMMA, encoded by the coding sequence ATGGCCACCGACGCTTCTATTTCAAGCATCAAATTGATGAATCAGAACCTTGTTAAGTTAGACCGTTTCGATGGAACAAACTATACCCGCTGGCAAGACAAAATGACATTTCTTCTAACCGCCCTGAAAATTCAATATGTCTTGGATCTTGATTTGGAGGCAATTTCAGAACCAACTGAGAATGACACTGATGAAGTAAAAAAGGAGAGAAAGAAACGAAAAGAAGATGAACTGCTTTGTCGTGGACACATCTTGAACACATTATTTGATCGTCTCTATGATCTCTACACCAATACTGCATCCGCAAAGGAAATCTGGAACGCACTCGAATTCAAATTCAAGGCCGAAGAAGAAGGTACGAAAAAGTTTTTAATATCTAAATACTTTGATTTTAAGATGTTGGATTCCAAGCCGATTCTTGCACAAGTACACGAGTTACAGGTTCTTGTGAATAAAATAAAAGCCGTGAAAATTGAAATTTCTGAAGCATTCCAAGTCGGTGCAATAATAGCAAAATTGCCACCTTCGTGGAAAGGATACATAAAGAAATTGCTGCATAGTTCTGAGGACTTTTCTTTGGAGAAACTTCATAAACACCTTCGTATCGAGGAGGAAACGAAGGATCGAGAAAAAACTGAGTCTGCTGGATTTGCTAAAGCAAATGCTGTTGCCGCTAAAGGAAAGAAAAATATGATGGCATGA
- the LOC127091784 gene encoding uncharacterized protein LOC127091784 gives MQSALNEKQVSQTSQGCCPNLLFINSSLFSHNNNNNNTVTKPRNSSSQCRQTFAATTSSSIFPNTKFTNHESLPSLHESYTEFNKVYPQFSETEKIDSLRAKEYYHLSFLNQSCLDYIGIGLFSYFQRQQHDASKTQLSSPSTSTPQSPLQYSDIPFFSISYKTGNLKTLLLHGGNESEFESSMRKRIMKFLNISENDYFMVFTANRTSAFKLVADSYPFQSCKKLLTVYDYESEAVEAMVGSSEKRGAKTMSAEFSWPRLRIQSTKLKKMIVSDNNKRKKNKKSGLFVFPLHSRVTGARYPYQWMRTAQENGWHVLIDACALGPKDMDSFGLSLFQPDFLICSFYKVFGENPSGFGCLFVKKSSISLLESSSCAGIVNLVPERNLPNNLSENYSTSSNNKVEVDPKKSPSILHEQELSSLISFSGRMQAPQLVKVEADPKAPEGSGTDEAKRVVVNNQINIVEDSKNGSFDIECRCLDQVDSLGLTLITNRGRYLINWLVNSLLKLKHPNDEGVPLVRIYGPKIRFDRGPALAFNVYDWKGEKVEPVLVQKLADRNNISVSYGFLHHIWFADKYSEEKGRVLQSKEGKGEKVATNKKKDRDDNLGVTVVTAALSFLANFEDVYKLWTFVARFLDADFVEKERWRYTALNQKTIEV, from the coding sequence atgCAGTCAGCACTTAACGAAAAACAGGTCTCTCAAACATCTCAAGGTTGCTGTCCAAACTTATTGTTCATCAATTCATCGCTATTTTCtcacaacaacaataacaacaacacaGTTACCAAACCCAGAAACAGCTCTTCGCAGTGCCGTCAAACCTTTGCAGCAACAACATCATCCTCTATTTTTCCAAACACGAAATTCACAAACCATGAATCTCTTCCATCGCTTCATGAATCATACACTGAATTCAACAAAGTTTACCCTCAATTCTCTGAGACTGAGAAAATTGATAGTTTGAGAGCCAAAGAATATTATCATCTCTCTTTCTTAAATCAATCTTGTCTTGATTATATTGGTATTGGTCTTTTCTCTTATTTTCAACGCCAACAACATGATGCTTCGAAAACTCAACTTTCTTCTCCTTCAACTTCAACGCCTCAATCTCCACTGCAATATTCTGATATACCCTTTTTTAGTATCTCCTACAAAACAGGAAATTTGAAGACTTTGTTGCTTCATGGAGGGAATGAGTCGGAATTCGAGTCTTCAATGAGGAAAAGGATAATGAAGTTTCTCAACATTTCTGAAAATGATTATTTCATGGTTTTCACAGCAAATAGGACATCAGCTTTCAAACTTGTAGCAGATTCATATCCATTTCAATCTTGTAAGAAGCTTCTTACAGTTTATGACTATGAAAGTGAAGCAGTGGAAGCAATGGTTGGCTCTTCAGAAAAAAGAGGAGCGAAAACAATGTCAGCTGAATTCTCATGGCCAAGACTAAGGATTCAATCAACAAAATTGAAAAAGATGATTGTTAGTGATAACAATAAGAGGAAGAAAAACAAAAAAAGTGGTCTTTTTGTATTCCCACTTCATTCAAGGGTGACAGGAGCAAGATATCCTTATCAATGGATGAGAACAGCGCAAGAGAATGGTTGGCATGTTTTGATTGATGCTTGTGCATTAGGACCAAAAGACATGGACAGTTTTGGTCTCTCTCTCTTTCAACCAGATTTTCTCATTTGTTCATTCTACAAAGTTTTTGGAGAAAATCCATCTGGTTTTGGTTGCCTTTTTGTCAAGAAATCTTCTATTTCACTTCTTGAATCTTCCTCTTGTGCAGGAATTGTCAACCTTGTACCTGAGAGAAATCTTCCGAATAATCTATCAGAAAATTATTCCACTTCTAGTAATAATAAAGTAGAAGTTGATCCAAAAAAATCACCATCTATCTTACACGAACAAGAATTATCTTCTTTGATTTCTTTCTCTGGGAGGATGCAAGCACCACAACTTGTAAAAGTTGAAGCAGATCCAAAAGCTCCAGAAGGTTCTGGAACTGATGAGGCAAAAAGGGTAGTTGTGAACAATCAAATTAACATTGTAGAAGATAGTAAAAATGGAAGCTTTGACATCGAATGCAGGTGTTTGGATCAAGTGGACTCTTTAGGATTGACACTGATAACCAACAGAGGAAGGTACCTGATAAACTGGCTTGTGAACTCATTACTGAAGCTAAAGCACCCTAATGATGAAGGGGTTCCATTAGTAAGGATCTATGGTCCTAAGATAAGATTTGATAGAGGACCTGCTTTGGCTTTCAATGTTTATGATTGGAAAGGTGAAAAAGTTGAGCCTGTTTTAGTACAGAAACTTGCTGATAGAAACAATATATCTGTCAGCTATGGATTTCTGCATCACATTTGGTTTGCAGATAAGTATTCAGAAGAGAAAGGAAGAGTCCTACAGAGTAAAGAAGGAAAAGGCGAGAAAGTAGCAACGAACAAGAAGAAAGATAGAGATGATAACTTGGGAGTGACAGTGGTTACTGCTGCATTAAGCTTCTTGGCTAATTTTGAAGATGTCTATAAACTATGGACTTTTGTTGCTCGGTTCCTTGATGCAGATTTTGTGGAGAAGGAGAGGTGGAGGTATACTGCTCTTAATCAGAAAACAATTGAAGTTTAA